The following DNA comes from Girardinichthys multiradiatus isolate DD_20200921_A chromosome 2, DD_fGirMul_XY1, whole genome shotgun sequence.
CATCAGCAACACATTCAGACAAAAAACAGCACATCACTGCTCTCAAAGACCTCTTCtttcacacattcacacacatcaCGTGGTAATAATCCACCAAATGTACAAAACATCTTCAGTAATGGCTGAAGGATAAAAGTGGAGGGCAGAAAGGGGCTCTGAATGCACTGCTGACTGTTACTAaggtgtgtgtgactgtgtgtgtgccaTTAGTAGATGATAATGCTTGGGTCGGATGAGAGGGATGAGTGCCACTCTGTTGCCACAGTGACGGACAGGGCTGTAAACACACTACCCCTGACTCATCTCTCTATAAtacgcatgcacacacacacacacacacacacacacacacatttttacaCAATAGGGTCTCATCTAAAGGAGACAAGAGGATCCGGAGATGAGAGCCACTCTATGCTGCTTAGCTGTACATATGAATAGGCCTGTGGAATAAGTGCAGTCCTATTTGcaatacacacactcatttaaaaacacatttgcacaACTTAATAAATACAGGAAACATGCATATGAACAGGAAAAAACTATTGTTGCATACACCCCTTTGGCCATGTGAAAATTCAAAGGAAACCAAATTTCCTCTTTGTCGTTggattaaatatttcagataatGTTACCACCAATTTTGTTTAAGCGGACAGCTGAAGGAGGAATTTCTGGACAACcttgaaaacaaaaacctaaaatgtatttcttcttctttttttttttatttgtttaaatatggATTTCACTGCTCAAAAAGCAATTATATTAAAGACTCTTATTCCACAGGGGGATCATGACCCGCCGGCTGAGCAGCTCCACTCGTTCGCACACTGAAGACTCCATCTTCCTGAGGCCCGATGAGGACCCTGTCTGGTTGGACGAACCCGCGAAGGTTGATAAGATAGGTGATGGAGCCACTAGAAAGGATGGTGTCCCTGACTGCAAAGATGGAGGCCAAAGTCAAGAGGGAGAGGAAGTGTTTATTCACAAGGTGTATGCATTGGTTGTGGAGCTTCAGTGCTGGGCGGCACTGTTTATCAGCTCCCAAGTCACAGTATGTATATTGATAATTATGCTCATTTTTTAATCAAGTTAtctaaagtgatgcaacagcaACAGCATTGGCAAAGCAAATTACTAAATTATTGTAATACATGTGTTTTACTTGTCATATTTATGTGGTATTTTCCATTCATCCCATCTTCTATCTCTTCCATATCTTCTTTATTGGCTACGTTTGATTCACATTAAGAACAGGTGACAGGTGTCATGTTACAATCTTTGATCCAACTGAAATGTAGCCATGTTTGTGGCAGAGATCTGTTTATTATCTATTTAGAGTTCCTGAAgtttacatccatccatcatcatcagcAGGGATGACATTTATTTAGGGATTTTTATTTACTAATACCACAACTCCATCATTAAAGAGTTTGATGCCATCAAGGTCCTCACTCGCTTGCCACCCAACTCCCAAAGTACTCAACCAAGATATCCTTCCTGGTCAGGTGGTGGGCGGTGAAGgttttctgtatgttttttcaggttgAGCCCCAAAAGCCACCAGGGGCTTGCCAGGTGTTCCTTCGGGTCTGGCTCCAGGAGGGTGCCCCGGTCTCCCTAATTGGGCAAGGTTCTGAGTTACCTATGGTCTTCCATTTAAAAGGTCTTTAAGTCACTCATTGTCAAACTCCTTCCATGCGGCTAATTTGGCATAGGAAACCCTACCAGGGCAAGCCCTGGACAACTAGTCCCCAGGATCATGGGGGTACTCAACCATGTTAAGTTGGATTCTGCAAAGGGTAACCAGAAAAAGTGGACAGTTCACTCCAGATTGGGGTCATCCTCTGCCTCAAGAGGAGGTGTTCAGGTAATCTGGTGTTTTGTTCAGGAGTGAATGCAAGATGGATCAGGAAATGAACAGACAGATTGGGGTTTGGTCTGCAGTAATGTGGGCATTGCTTTGGTCGCCCATACAAAGGAAAAGCTGAGCACGATAGCAAAGCTTGATATTTACCAGTCCATCTATCAACCCTTATGGTCAAGAGTAATGGATTGTGACCAAAATAATGAGTTTTCAGATacaaccagaaaaaaaatagGATCCTCCATAgggagatagggtgaggagctccttCATCTGGAAGAGGCTTAGAGTAGAGCTTCAACTCCTCTGCATCGAAAGGAGTCAGTTGATGTACGTAGTTTAGGCTTTCGATTAGAAGGTAGTCTTCCCCCTTCATTATTCCACCTACCTAGTAACCctatatgaataattttgactCCATGTGAATGAGAAATGATGATAATGAGGGTATGTTAACTTCTGACCATAACTGTAGATAATTTATCTTGACTGCTTGAATGGGTCACCTTCTATTCTTCTCTGCCTGCTTTTTACCTGGTAGCAGCTATCTTATAGCAGTTCCTGAATAACACAATTTATGGCATTTCACCCTCACCCTTACTGTCTTTCCAGGGGTATTGGGTGTTCTTTGTGCTGGAAGGAAACGGGCCGCTCTCTTCCTTCTACAAAGCCCTACAGGTCATGGACTTCTACTTGGGTTTCTTTCTACCGTGTCAAGCAATTTTTGGAATGGACGTAAGTGTCGATTTATGGTTCTGCTGTTAATTATGGTGTGACACATTAAGTCTAAATTATTAACTAGCTGACTCAATGCATTTCTCTGTGTTGGTTAGTCTACAGTGTTGATGAAAGAAGTGCAAAACACAACACAGCACAACTGGATTGTCAGCGGCACTGCAGGCATTGGAGTGGCAATCTTTGTTATCATGGTAAATTGCTggatattaaatatttagtggACATTTGTGCTTTTTGTGGGGAAGGGTTTCCTGAGTATTGAAATGCTGTACCtacaagattaaataaaataataaacaaatagaTTAATGATCAAGGTAAGAATTAAATGAACTAAATGTTTACCAAATGCACTTTTAAGcaccttttatttgtttttaatttgcatgtaagagaaaaattgttttcttttagaatCATTCTGAACAATACTTTTCTAGTCTTTCTGAAGCATATTGAGAGATTTTCTTTAGGTTTATAGCTGATTTTTAACTAATTTTCCCTTCTTGTACCCTCACCTCAAATTTGGTAGCCTGCcagttaaagaaattaaaagcctaaaaaggtagaggacaaagaaaaaagcataaaaccttaaaatataCATCCAGTAGATAAAGGGTATCATAGTCATATCTTCAATGAAACATACAGTGAACACCTGTCGGCAGATGATCATCTCTTGCATGACAAATTTTCAGCTaacaaatcttttaaaaacaatatccaGACCTTAGAAATGTGTCAACTAAATGGAAAGAATATTACTTGATTGGAAACCAGGGAAGGACAGCATTAATTAAAGAAGGAGCCAGGAGATGGACAGTAACTCTGGAGtaggtgcagagatccacaactcaggtggacGAACCTGTTGGCAGGACAACTATTATCCATGCACTCTCCATATCTAGTCTTCATGCGATTgtggtaagaagaaagccattgtttacAAAAAGCTATAAGATGTCCCATTTGCTGTTTGCtacaaaccatgtaggggacaaAATAAACGtgtggaggaaggtgctctggtcagatgaggccaaCTTGTGCCTAAGTGCTAAACACTAAACTAACAACAcatagatggatagatgataGTCGAGCTGGTAGGAGCTTATTgagagatggatggaactaaatacagggtaatctAGGAAAGAAACCTGCTAGAAGCTACAAAGGTCTTGAGACTAGGGCAGAGGTTCACAACAATCCgctccagagctacaatagaatgctTTAGATCAATGCACATTTGTGTGTTAGAACAATAAACTCCAACccaaatccaattaagaattattttccttccacctcacaattaCACACCAGTTGTGtagtaaaatatattgaaaactGTAATGTGACATAATGTGTAAATGTTATGTGCAATACTGTCAGAAAACCTAAAGAAATATTgatcaaaaacactttaaaagattGCTGTTCTACAAACATCTCCGAATgagaaattttgttttgttggaggcaaaatataaagaaatgaatGACGTAAACCCCACGATTCATGCCTCGTGTGCATTAGGATCAAAGAATCAgcaaggagatttttctgtttctctcagGTGATCAACATGGTGTCTAAGTGGTGTTATGGCACTGGCTTGTGGACATCAGGAACAATTTCCAGAGATATCGGTGATCGGCGCCAGTCTGTGAGCCGCCAGCCCTCCTTCACCCTGTCAGAGTGGACGGATGCCCAGGAAGATCTGATGGACCTTGACCCGGTGCCTCAGACTCCAGTATTTGACATGGGCACAGACACTAGGATGGAAGATGCCTCCACCCTCACCGTCACACCAGTGGGACTTCAGGAGAGGTTAGAGAGGGGCATTCTGCACACCAGTAGTTTCAGGAGAAATGTTGTTTCATGGGAAAAATATTTCTAGGTAGTGAAATAGAGGATGTTCTGTCTCAgagcattttttatttgtaattttatgCAAATGAGTGCACATTCCTCTGATCTGTGCCAACTAACCAAGGTTGAATCCCACAGGAGAGGCTCCAATGTTTCTCTGACGTTGGATATGTGCACCCCAGGCTGCACAGAGCCCTACGGCTATGGGGCCCAGCTCTCTCCACGAGACCAGTCGGCCCAGGAGTACCTCCGACAGGGAACGCACGTCCTGACCCCTGCCATGCTGCACACAAGGGCCATGGATGACCAGAGTCTGCAGGCGGAGTTTTATGTGAGTGCAACCACAGCAGCTCAGCCACCTACGCTCTTAGATTAGCAAAGACTCACTGGAAAAGACATACGCTGACATTGACATGCATTCATAGACGCAGGCACTAGTGTacacacccacacatgcacaaacaccCAACTAAGCTCACCGCACATCCGTACGCTTTGTCAGTGGGCGAAGGACGGAGGGCTACAAATGTTTTTGCATATAAAAAAACCCCACAGAGGCTTTTAGTGTCTGTTAGGCATGAAAATTTGCACTCGATATTACACAAGCAATGTTAAAACACCTTAGGTCATGTACAATCAGACAGCAAGAGTTTGTTGCAAAGGACAGACAATGACCTCATGTCTTTGGATATTCTTTTCATAGGCTACAGTCACACGGCAGATAAATGCAGCCCAAATCCGACTTTTTTGACCATATGCAACTAGGGCTGGGCGATGTGAACCAAAAATAATATCTCAATATTTTTAAGCTGAATGGCGAAAtacaatatacaggggttggacaatgaaactgaaacacctgtcattttagtgtgggaggtttcatggctaaattggaccagcctggtagccagtcttcattgattgcacattgcaccagtaagagcagagtgtgaaggttcaattagcagggtaagagcacagttttgctcaaaatattgaaatgcacacaacattatgggtgacataccagagttcaaaagaggacaaattgttggtgcacgtcttgctggcgcatctgtgaccaagacagcaagtctctGTGATGTATctagagccacggtatccagggtaatgtcagcataccaccaagaaggacgaaccacatccaacaggattaactgtggacgcaagaggaagctgtctgaaagggatgttcaagtgctaacccggattgtatccaaaaaacataaaaccacggctgcccaaatcatggcagaattaaatgtgcacctcaactctcctgtttccaccataactgtccgtcgggagctccacagggtcaatttACATGGCttagctgctatagccaaacctttggtcactcataccaatgccaaacgtcggtttcaatggtgcaaggagcacaaatcttggaatgtggacaatgtgaaacgtgtattgttctctgatgagtccacctttactgttttccccacatccgggagagttacggtgtggagaagccccaaagaagcgtaccacccagactgttgcatgcccagagtgaagcatgggagtggatcagtgatggtttggggtgccatatcatggcattcccttggcacaatacttgtgctagatgggcgcgtcactgccaaggactaccgaaccattcttgaggaccatgtgcatccaatggttcaaacattgtatcctgaaggcggtgccgtgtatcaggatgacaatccaccaatacacacagcaagactggtgaaagattggtttgatgaacatgaaagtgaagttgaacatctcccatggcctgcacagtcaccagatctaaatattattgagccactttggggtgttttggaggagcgagtcaggaaacgatATGATACGCCATAGCTTTAGTAATGTCGTGCCACTTGTCACTTTTTCTCTCATAAGGCACAGTTTTGTAACGTGGTTTATTTCGATGCAGGAGGCTGGGAAGGCTTCACAGTCTGAGCTGCAGCATGCAGTTTAACACACTCTTCGTATTCTTTTTTTATGGTGCTGTTTTAAATGGTGGAAAAGATTTGTAGTGCTCGAACTTTTTGTCAGGACTTGCTTTCGGCATTCTCTACAAAATACATCTTTTGTTCATCTGAGATTTTGAATCCGGATCATCTCAAAATGAGTGAACCATTGCTTTTCGTTTTGctcaccaggtgctctccgataTCCTCTCCTGTGCTTTCATCCACACCTTCCATCTCATGGCTGCTTTAGCATGCTAAACTTTCTAGCTTAGCTAGCCGCTAGATGATGCAGTGGGGAGGGATGATTTGTCTTCAGTTTGAGGGAGAAGGGGCCGTGGGAAGTTCGACACAGACATATGAGGAAGAAGACAG
Coding sequences within:
- the ptpn5 gene encoding tyrosine-protein phosphatase non-receptor type 5 produces the protein MTRRLSSSTRSHTEDSIFLRPDEDPVWLDEPAKVDKIGDGATRKDGVPDCKDGGQSQEGEEVFIHKVYALVVELQCWAALFISSQVTGYWVFFVLEGNGPLSSFYKALQVMDFYLGFFLPCQAIFGMDSTVLMKEVQNTTQHNWIVSGTAGIGVAIFVIMVINMVSKWCYGTGLWTSGTISRDIGDRRQSVSRQPSFTLSEWTDAQEDLMDLDPVPQTPVFDMGTDTRMEDASTLTVTPVGLQERRGSNVSLTLDMCTPGCTEPYGYGAQLSPRDQSAQEYLRQGTHVLTPAMLHTRAMDDQSLQAEFYETPMNFVDPKEYNYPGLVRKNRYKTILPNTHSRVILKSQEEDDFLSTYINANYLKGYGDEEQAYIATQGPTVNTVGDFWTMVWQEKSPIIVMITNLEEKNEKCAEYWPEDTVTHEGIEIIVVSLTQEDDYSLRVFTLKCGEEERTLRHYWYTSWPDQKTPDKAPPLLELVQQVEGAREEALPSSGPIIVHCSAGIGRTGCFIATSILCKQLRSEGVVDILRTTCQLRLDRGGMIQTCEQYQFVHHVLSLYEKQLSHTAEE